One window from the genome of Musa acuminata AAA Group cultivar baxijiao chromosome BXJ1-4, Cavendish_Baxijiao_AAA, whole genome shotgun sequence encodes:
- the LOC135672472 gene encoding protein LAX PANICLE 2-like, which yields MAPAPNLRRRHCDGYGGFFDRTGVEVFEISGLMAEKAAQSGGNNEQEEEEEEKQEAERATSEEAGRSYQGWLRLGTGSDPTAGTSRGRRDLLEMNLFSGGPSAERPIEWSPLQLPGFTAMAPSHPAAATAGYGRTWRLRSPSPSASSLSMAPPPIPSSSLRLSSVATGSEVRVVSPPRRPQAGMWLVLRAAQNQGKQPFLRQISKSYLRMKDGRMTARALMKYLANKLGLEDGHEVQIYCRGQQVPPSMTLQQIRDQIWCSTEAIADHLLTLDYSRSG from the exons ATGGCCCCTGCTCCGAACCTCCGACGACGACACTGCGATGGCTATGGGGGCTTCTTTGATCGAACTGGAGTTGAGGTCTTTGAAATATCGGGCCTGATGGCCGAAAAGGCCGCTCAAAGTGGTGGCAACAatgagcaggaggaggaggaggaggagaagcaagAAGCAGAAAGGGCTACATCTGAAGAAGCTGGCCGGAGCTACCAAGGGTGGCTCCGACTTGGCACTGGTAGCGATCCGACGGCAGGCACTAGCCGTGGGCGTCGCGATCTATTAGAGATGAACTTGTTCTCCGGTGGACCGTCAGCCGAACGTCCCATAGAGTGGTCGCCGCTGCAACTTCCTGGCTTCACCGCAATGGCACCGTCGCATCCGGCAGCGGCGACGGCAGGATACGGCCGTACGTGGAGGCTTCGAAGTCCGAGTCCAAGCGCAAGTAGTTTGAGCATGGCTCCACCGCCAATTCCATCAAGTAGCTTGAGACTGTCGTCCGTGGCGACCGGTAGCGAGGTTAGGGTGGTCAGCCCACCACGGAGGCCGCAGGCGGGGATGTGGCTGGTGCTCAGAGCTGCACAGAACCA AGGAAAGCAACCCTTTCTACGTCAAATATCTAAGAGCTATCTAAGGATGAA GGATGGGAGGATGACGGCGAGAGCACTGATGAAATACTTAGCCAATAAGCTTGGCTTGGAGGATGGACATGAG GTGCAGATTTATTGTAGAGGCCAGCAGGTTCCTCCGTCGATGACGCTGCAGCAAATTAGGGATCAGATATGGTGTTCCACTGAAGCAATCGCTGACCATCTCCTAACCCTCGATTACAGCAGGAGTGGGTAG